The Triticum urartu cultivar G1812 chromosome 5, Tu2.1, whole genome shotgun sequence genome contains the following window.
AGCAGGGCAACACATGTCAGTTACTCACGGGGTTAGCTGTAGGTGGTAAGGAAACTGCTGTAGTGACGCTGGTGGCGGGTGCTGTGGCCAGAGAGAGATCACTAGCATGCACACGGGGACCCAACAGCTGCACAGAACAAATCGAATCAGTGTTCGCACGGAACAGATCAAATCGTTGGTACCGACAGTAGATGTTCAGGCGAGCGGATGTGAAACTCACCATGCCGTTGTGGTTGCAGGGCTCCGAGGTCGCGGTTGAGGGCGCCGTGGGCGGCAGGAGGAGGGCGGGCGCAGGGGGCGTGGCCGTGGGCGTCGTGAGGTGAGCGCGCTCATGCGTCATGTACCAGGACGCGGGGGCCATGTACCAGGGCACCCAGTCCGGCGGCGGGACGCCGGGCGCAGGGGCGGTCGACGAGGCCGGCGGCGCTGACGTACGCGGGAGGAGGTCGGGCGCAGGGGCCGCCGCGGTCGAGGGCACCGAGGCCGGCGGTAGGAGGCCGGGCGCAGGGGGCGTGGCCGTGGGCGTCGTGAGATGAGCGCGCTCATGGGTGGACGCCAGGCgcagaggtggtggtggtgggcgGGGGGACGCCAGGCGCAGGGGTGgtgggcgagggcgagggcggcGGGAGGAGGGCGAGCTCAGGGACCGCGTGCgagggcggcgggaggaggaCAGGCACAGGGGCCTCGGTCGTGGGCACCGAGGCCGGCGGGAGGTGGGCGCGCGCAGGGCCGTGGTCACGCCGCGGCTGGCGAACGCCCCCACCGCCGTGGTCCTTGCGCCCGACCTTGAACCCGCGCGGGCGAGCCGGATTGCCCATCTCGGAAACCCTAGCCGGCGGTGGGAATCGGGGGAAATCCGGGGAGGCGGGGAGGGGAATTGGGGGCTTTGGGGATGGGTGGGTTTATCCGAGGACCCGCCCGTCAGACGCCCAATGTGGCCCTCTGTCAACCCCACCCGCACCCCCACGCCTCGCATCcgtggctgtgctgccgcaccgAGTGTGAAGAACACAAAGACCTCTCTCTTCTCTTACAAGGACGGATTCCATCCTTCCTCCCATGGATCTTGGGCTTGGGGGCTAATCCACTGAGACAGCCAGCGGGCGCAGAGCTCCATCTTGAGGGGGAGGCTCTCTTGGGGATGGATGGAGATATGGCTCCATGGCTCAAGCTGTCTTCCATGCCCGGTGCTTCgaggggaagagaggaggaagaagaagaagcagcagtaAAGAGAGGACGAGCTGAGCTGAGAAGGACCGGAGTATACCTGGCCAAACCTTGGGCCGGGCCTAGCCAAGCCCGACCCAAAAAACCTGGGCCCGAGTGGTGCCTACTGGAGAGTGTGACCGAGTGGCCTGCCCCTGGCTGCATAGACAAGGCCACCAAGCGGGATCATTGTCGAATCCTCGTCTATTTAATTGCTTATGTGTCTTGGTCAAATGTTTATGGTAATATATTTACCGTCACGGCTTGCAAGATTGTTTTATAATTTAAAGCGTTAATCGAGCGTATTGGTTGTTCATAAATATAAGTAGTTTTAGAGATTCCATTACAAACTAATACATATGGGtgtatatactccctccatccatatatatatagagagagagcctaatgtgtttttcaaaattgacTTTGACTATTTCATTACAAatacatatggatgtatatactccctccatccatatatatagggcctaatgtgttttttaAAATTGACTTTGACTATTCATAAGATTAAGAGTATATTAGTTGTATAATGTGAAAAATTaaatcattggaagctcctttcacgtACGATTTTGACGATATGCTTTGTGTAACTtacatgtcatatattattgttCTAACGTGTGGTCAAAGTTAACCTCAAAAAATGCATTAGGACCTGTATAGATAGATAGAGGGagtagacatattttaaagtgtaaATTCACTCATTTGCTCCGTATATAGTCAATAGTGAAATCTTTAAAAAGATTTATATTTAGAAACAAAGAAAGTACTAATTTCGCTTGAGTTAGGATCCCACATTTACTTACTTGTAATGCAagcttagagcaactctagcagattCGTCGTATCATCGATCATCATTCACCACTTCAATTGGATATAGAGCCGGTGACGTCCAAACTCCGAATCATCAGACTCGTTGTGTCAACGATCGTCATCCACCACTTCATATGGATATTAGAGCCGGCGACACAAACTTAGTCATTATCTTGGCTTTCAAACCCTTTATTTTTTTTCACCATCGTCCATTTTGTATGGGCAATTTAAGCTTAAATTAGATGTATCAGGTAAAGAACTTTATAAGAATTATAATCTCCGCAAAAATCGGCCGCTTTATAGATAATTAATGATTTTAAATGCCCATTTAGTGGCATTGCTATCTAGTATTGCCACTACCTACACTAGTGGTGGTCGACGATTAGAGTCCACGCCCctagtcgtcctcctcctccgacgacAACCACAAGAGATCCATAAAATATGTGTAGGCACGAGACTCACG
Protein-coding sequences here:
- the LOC125510843 gene encoding extensin-like — encoded protein: MRGVGVRVGLTEGHIGRLTGGSSDKPTHPQSPQFPSPPPRISPDSHRRLGFPRWAIRLARAGSRSGARTTAVGAFASRGVTTALRAPTSRRPRCPRPRPLCLSSSRRPRTRSLSSPSSRRPRPRPPPLRLASPRPPPPPLRLASTHERAHLTTPTATPPAPGLLPPASVPSTAAAPAPDLLPRTSAPPASSTAPAPGVPPPDWVPWYMAPASWYMTHERAHLTTPTATPPAPALLLPPTAPSTATSEPCNHNGMLLGPRVHASDLSLATAPATSVTTAVSLPPTANPFGPRLSAHGLLPATELTTTDPPPALRPLPTASSIYNPMVMERRNLALLDSLALELIDGETEADEHSMDEDDEWDLKAAWCSGA